In Drosophila simulans strain w501 chromosome 3R, Prin_Dsim_3.1, whole genome shotgun sequence, a single window of DNA contains:
- the LOC6729396 gene encoding C2 domain-containing protein 5 isoform X3, giving the protein MPGKVGVKIKAARNLPVMDKSSETTDAFVEIKLASVTHKTDVFRKSLNPTWNTDWFRFEVDDAELQDEPLQIRLMDYDTYSANDAIGKVNISLNPLCLESSSQAVHGKGTVLSGWIPVFDTMHGIRGEINVIVKVDLFSDVNKFRQSSCGIPFFHSQCVPFGYRAQVIHGFVEELVVNDDPEYQWIDKIRTPRASNEARQVVFLKLSGQVQRRMGLKAINMGANAVIGYTQCFDLEGDVGVVARGIGTAVTLIKDTSTSQPNSADVALIEESSSELQQQPCSTGPAASTGPSNIPTTVEGSSPNLKRFASPVSSSRLKLTPSPSKSGISATTNADSASTSTASTATTMVPATVGEICRRSSDSDLSVTPKGNSICVASERLVAATAMMRLTQPTVGAKPGTATDSLDMLEYPFLTMTKYPTGFILHLGATVAARSVKLLERVPNPDEPEVRDSWWTELRMEIRSHARSLGCNVVLGYAETTTISDDVCVLSATGTAAVINMVFNRSVSQTDIFTMSKATASVAAMTNSVEDGNGSTAGDTSIGKDSGSLGTGNSSGGKRYGLPPLNGPRNACAICHIPYNLSSVPFNVKMKKCAVCRKGRVPDVLLATLEVPEFMQVTGRGCFMQAQVVRAKRDLRAELNAKEISDGLPFLEYELHRVLINKLKAKGMNAIFGLRTQVAIGERMIALIATGTALFLTALPVPQVPKIVAGNSWTDKQKLNELQKKLQETFERNQEIYQLKSLDPDLAANVGGVPSTGASGDKQSDTDDSDEEEMNEIDLNCGNKELCVLEVDDIEDLEIISLLMEPYPPEGFHVVNTQQVPGMLEMDTVKNLQMFTQVWRARLEVGQSVNGFPKHFQRLLQTIYFKLRTMIPCAICDLRFRLDLPETDQIQLLVTGMAMGLSDANRMKYRGRGRPAQQQQQQAPQQQNGFHDGTVHATQSQPELNGKRMLQEEDYIFPLDEDQMVDTPTPTSTAIPPFGMSSFKMRKTSPSRLNNLVSGLPSTGVKPLNVGSVQRSRYFPLRDRYGVDVTPLSFIPGGRIDKYLGNLNFFFIRESTSIRENGGISGFVHGFITELLAVVRAHIASLGGNAMVSFYITELMLFDNQHKNQGQCLISIGGDAVYVSYHADD; this is encoded by the exons ATGCCGGGCAAGGTGGGGGTGAAGATTAAGGCGGCGCGCAACCTGCCCGTGATGGACAAAAGCAGCGAAACCACGGACGCCTTTGTGGAGATCAAACTGGCCTCGGTGACCCACAAGACGGATGTCTTCCGCAAGAGTTTGAATCCCACCTGGAATACCGATTG GTTCCGTTTTGAGGTGGACGATGCTGAGCTCCAGGATGAGCCCCTGCAAATCCGCCTGATGGACTACGACACGTACTCTGCGAACGATGCGATTGGAAAGGTCAACATCAGTTTGAATCCTCTGTGCCTGGAGAGCTCTAGTCAAGCGGTGCACGGCAAGGGCACCGTGCTATCCGGCTGGATTCCTGTTTTCGACACCATGCACGGTATCCGCGGCGAGATCAATGTGATTGTTAAGGTTGACCTGTTCTCGGACGTCAATAAGTTCCGTCAGAGCTCCTGCGGCATCCCCTTCTTTCACT CTCAATGTGTGCCATTTGGCTACCGCGCCCAAGTGATTCATGGCTTTGTCGAGGAATTAGTGGTGAATGACGACCCGGAGTATCAGTGGATCGACAAAATACGCACACCGCGTGCTTCCAACGAGGCTCGCCAGGTGGTGTTTCTCAAGTTGTCGGGTCAGGTGCAGAGGAGAATGGGCCTAAAGGCTATTAATATGGGTGCAAATGCCGTCATCGGCTATACCCAGTGCTTCGATCTGGAGGGCGACGTGGGTGTGGTGGCCCGAGGCATTGGAACGGCTGTCACGCTGATCAAGGACACCAGCACAAGTCAACCGAACAGTGCGGATGTGGCACTGATCGAAGA ATCCAGCTCCGAGCTCCAACAGCAGCCCTGTTCCACAGGACCAGCCGCAAGCACTGGACCGTCCAACATACCCACAACGGTGGAGGGTAGCAGTCCCAATTTGAAACGCTTCGCCTCGCCGGTGAGCAGCAGTCGCCTTAAGTTAACGCCCAGTCCCTCGAAGAGCGGCATCTCGGCGACAACCAATGCGGATAGCGCATCCACTTCTACAGCCTCAACGGCCACGACAATGGTGCCGGCCACCGTCGGCGAGATCTGTCGCAGATCCTCTGATTCCGATCTTAGTGTCACGCCCAAAG GAAACTCCATATGTGTGGCCAGTGAGCGCTTGGTGGCCGCCACGGCGATGATGCGTTTAACGCAACCGACGGTGGGAGCCAAGCCTGGAACTGCGACCGACAGTCTGGATATGTTGGAGTATCCCTTCCTGACAATGACAAAATACCCGACGGGATTCATTCTTCATTTGGGCGCAACGGTCGCGGCACGTTCCGTAAAACTACTAGAGCGTGTGCCCAATCCGGATGAGCCGGAAGTCCGAGACAGCTGGTGGACGGAGCTGCGAATGGAGATCCGATCGCATGCCCGATCCCTGGGCTGTAATGTAGTGTTAGGTTATGCGGAGACCACAACCATATC TGACGACGTCTGCGTTTTATCTGCCACTGGAACGGCGGCCGTGATTAACATGGTATTTAATCGATCTGTATCGCAAACCGATATCTTCACCATGTCGAAAGCAACAGCCAGCGTTGCAGCCATGACGAATTCCGTGGAGGACGGAAATGGAAGCACCGCCGGAGATACGAGCATTGGCAAGGACAGCGGTTCCCTCGGCACCGGCAACAGTTCGGGTGGTAAACGTTATGGACTGCCCCCACTCAATGGGCCCCGGAATGCCTGTGCCATTTGCCACATACCCTACAACCTAAGCTCGGTTCCGTTTAATGTGAAGATGAAGAAGTGCGCTGTGTGCCGCAAGGGAAGAGTTCCGGATGTTCTGCTGGCTACACTCGAAGTGCCTGAGTTTATGCAGGTTACCGGAAGAGGTTGCTTCATGCAGGCTCAAGTGGTGCGCGCCAAAAGAGATCTGCGTGCGGAGCTGAACGCCAAAGAGATTTCGGATGGCCTGCCCTTCCTGGAGTACGAACTTCATCGAGTGCTGATCAACAAGCTGAAGGCCAAGGGCATGAATGCCATTTTTGGGCTACGCACGCAAGTTGCCATCGGCGAGCGTATGATAGCGTTGATAGCCACGGGAACGGCTCTATTTCTCACAGCTTTACCGGTGCCACAGGTACCAAAGATCGTGGCAGGCAACTCGTGGACCGACAAGCAAAAGCTAAATGAGTTGCAGAAGAAATTGCAAGAAACATTTGAACGCAACCAGGAGATCTATCAGCTTAAAAGCTTGGACCCGGATTTGGCAGCCAATGTCGGAGGAGTACCTTCCACAGGCGCCTCTGGCGATAAACAATCAGATACAGACGACTCTGATGAAGAGGAGATGAACGAGATCGACTTGAACTGTGGCAACAAAGAGTTGTGTGTCCTGGAAGTGGACGATATCGAAGACTTGGAAATCATATCGCTGTTAATGGAGCCATATCCGCCGGAAGGCTTCCATGTGGTCAATACGCAGCAGGTGCCGGGCATGCTGGAAATGGATACGGTTAAGAATCTGCAGATGTTCACACAAGTTTGGCGCGCTCGACTCGAGGTGGGCCAAAGTGTAAACGGCTTCCCAAAACACTTTCAGAG ACTGTTGCAGACCATTTACTTCAAGCTACGCACTATGATACCCTGTGCTATCTGCGATCTTCGCTTCCGACTAGATCTGCCAGAGACG GatcaaattcaattgcttGTCACTGGCATGGCCATGGGCCTAAGCGATGCCAACAGAATGAAGTACCGCGGACGTGGACGACCagctcagcagcagcagcagcaggcaccACAACAGCAGAACGGATTTCATGATGGCACGGTGCACGCCACTCAATCTCAGCCAGAGTTAAACGGAAAACGAATGCTGCAAGAGGAGGATTACATATTTCCGCTGGACGAGGATCAGATGGTGGACACACCCACGCCAACCAGCACCGCTATTCCGCCATTCGGAATGAGCTCatttaaaatgagaaaaacttCGCCATCACGTCTTAACAATCTCGTTTCGGGATTGCCTTCAACCGGAGTTAAGCCCTTGAACGTTGGATCGGTTCAACGTAGCCGTTAT TTTCCGCTGCGAGATCGTTATGGAGTGGATGTGACGCCACTTAGTTTCATACCTGGTGGTCGTATAGATAAATATTTGGGCAACCTGAACTTTTTCTTTATTCGGGAGAGCACCTCGATCCGGGAAAATGGTGGCATCAGCGGATTTGTCCATGGCTTTATTACCGAACTGCTGGCTGTGGTGAGAGCACATATCGCTTCGCTGGGCGGAAATGCCATGGTCTCTTTTTACATCACCGAACTAATGTTGTTCGATAATCAGCACAAGAATCAG GGCCAGTGCCTGATTAGCATCGGTGGCGATGCTGTCTATGTGAGCTACCATGCCGATGACTGA